In Halococcus hamelinensis 100A6, a single genomic region encodes these proteins:
- a CDS encoding CDP-alcohol phosphatidyltransferase family protein, translating into MSDGFDGIARGRLRRQWGIVGVVGVVGTATGYTVLGGWWTPAHGVRWTLVTAVVLTYELWLLGRHLTENRRADDERLRDTLGIATAATLMRGGALAALAGFLVVPEPTGHALWLPGGLYTVAVALDWIDGWLARRVGTESLLGAKLDTEFDGLGLLIAGLLGHSYGVLPPWYLVVGFARPAFLGGLWLHRRRGGAVGALPESGRRRQLAGLQMGVCSVALLPVVAPSTSIALSTVVMVPFVALFVHDFLAVRE; encoded by the coding sequence ATGAGCGATGGATTCGACGGGATAGCGCGGGGACGACTTCGTCGCCAGTGGGGGATCGTCGGAGTCGTTGGGGTCGTCGGAACCGCGACCGGCTATACGGTTCTCGGTGGCTGGTGGACGCCGGCCCACGGCGTACGATGGACGTTGGTGACGGCCGTGGTGCTGACGTACGAGCTGTGGCTCCTCGGGCGACATTTGACGGAAAACCGACGAGCGGACGACGAGCGATTGCGAGACACGCTCGGTATCGCTACCGCTGCAACGTTGATGCGAGGTGGAGCGCTCGCCGCGCTCGCTGGTTTCCTCGTCGTTCCTGAACCGACGGGTCACGCCCTGTGGCTCCCGGGGGGTCTCTATACGGTCGCAGTGGCGCTCGATTGGATCGATGGCTGGCTCGCACGTCGGGTCGGAACGGAGAGTCTACTGGGGGCGAAGCTCGATACCGAGTTCGACGGCCTCGGCCTGCTCATCGCGGGATTGCTCGGTCACTCGTATGGCGTGTTGCCACCGTGGTATCTCGTCGTCGGCTTCGCCCGACCCGCCTTCCTCGGGGGCTTGTGGCTACATCGTCGGCGAGGAGGTGCGGTGGGAGCACTTCCGGAGAGCGGTCGTCGACGGCAGCTCGCTGGCCTACAAATGGGCGTGTGTAGCGTGGCGCTTCTCCCCGTCGTCGCTCCATCGACTTCGATCGCGCTGTCGACGGTCGTGATGGTACCATTCGTCGCTCTGTTCGTCCACGACTTCCTGGCTGTTCGGGAGTGA